The Lentimicrobiaceae bacterium DNA window CCGGGTTTGCTTCCAGCGAAATAAAAAAAATTTTAAAACAACTCAACGTTGATCCTAAAATCATAAAACGCATTGTAGTAGCTTTGTATGAAGCCGAAGTAAATGTTGTGGCACACGCTTACAAGGGAAAAATCACAGTAGATATTGATACCGAAAAAATTAAAGTTATACTGGCGGATGAAGGTCCCGGCATCCCCGATATTGATCTTGCCATGCAAAAAGGATATTCTACAGCCAGTGCCGAAGTAAGAGAAATGGGCTTTGGAGCAGGCATGGGTTTACCCAACATAAAAAATAATGCCGACGAATTACACATCAGGAGTAAGGTAGGCATAGGTACCGAAGTAGAAATTATTAATTATTTGGGGTAAAATGGAAAAAGCGCACTTTCATCATGCACTAAAAGTTATCAACGATCTCTGTATCGGCTGTACTCATTGTATGGAAGTGTGCCCGACAGAAGCTGTACGCGTACGCAATGGAAAAGCTTTAATCATAGCCAATCGTTGTGTAGATTGTGGCGAATGTATGAAGGCTTGCCCTTCTGCTGCCATCATTGTTGAACAGGACGATTTCAATAAAATATTTGATTATAAATACAGGATAGCATTGGTACCGGCTGTCTTTATTGGGCAGTTTTCTGAAGAAATTTCCACAAAACAAATATTCAGCATCCTGATAGATCAGGGCTTTACGCATGTGTTTGAAGTTGAGCAGGGAGTAGAGATTTTAGTAGAGGCTACAAACAATCTACTACAAGAAAAAGAAGTTGTAAAGCCCCTGATTTCATCATTTTGCCCGGCTATAGTACGTTTAATCCAAGTTAAATTCCCTTCTCTGGTTGA harbors:
- a CDS encoding anti-sigma regulatory factor; the protein is MHFTFDIEGGNFSKAGFASSEIKKILKQLNVDPKIIKRIVVALYEAEVNVVAHAYKGKITVDIDTEKIKVILADEGPGIPDIDLAMQKGYSTASAEVREMGFGAGMGLPNIKNNADELHIRSKVGIGTEVEIINYLG